A stretch of Melospiza melodia melodia isolate bMelMel2 chromosome 24, bMelMel2.pri, whole genome shotgun sequence DNA encodes these proteins:
- the WBP2 gene encoding WW domain-binding protein 2 isoform X2: MTYDHVEITFSDLEPMPEAFKGTKKGSVFLTPYRVIFVSKGKDAMQSFVMPFYLLKDCEIKQPVFGANYIKGTVKAEAGGGWEGSATFKMTFSAGGAIEFGQRMLQVASQVSRGEIPSGAYGYSYMPNGSYAFAPPAANGGYPYPPPPPDFYPGPPAADGNMGYMQLPPPPYPGPMEPPPASGPDLPSTPAAEAKAAEAAASAYYSPGNPHNVYMPTDQPPPPPYFPPEDKKNQ, encoded by the exons ATGACCTATGACCATGTAGAAATCACCTTCAGTGACCTGGAGCCAATGCCAGAGGCCTTCAAGGGCACCAAGAAGGGGAGTGTGTTCCTGACTCCCTACCGG GTTATCTTTGTGTCCAAGGGGAAGGATGCTATGCAGTCCTTTGTGATGCCCTTTTATTTGCTGAAGGATTGTGAGATCAAGCAGCCAGTGTTTGGAGCAAATTACATCAAGGGCACAGtgaaggcagaggcaggag GTGGCTGGGAAGGATCTGCCACGTTCAAGATGACCTTTTCAGCTGGGGGTGCCATTGAATTTGGCCAGAGGATGCTGCAGGTGGCATCACAAG TCTCCAGAGGTGAAATACCCAGTGGAGCTTATGGCTATTCCTACATGCCAAATGGATCCTATGCTTTTGCACCACCTGCAGCTAATGGGGGCTATCCATAcccacctcctcctccag ACTTTTACCCTGGTCCTCCTGCAGCAGATGGGAACATGGGCTACATGCAGCTGCCACCCCCACCCTACCCAGGGCCCATGGAGCCCCCCCCTGCCAGTGGCCCAGACCTGCCCTCCACCCCTGCAG ctgaAGCCAAGGCTGCTGAAGCTGCTGCCAGTGCTTACTACAGCCCAGGCAACCCCCACAATGTCTACATGCCCACG gaccagccacctcctcctccatACTTCCCACCAGAGGACAAGAAAAACCAATAA
- the TRIM47 gene encoding E3 ubiquitin-protein ligase TRIM47 produces MDAAPGSAPSSSAAALRLALAAPGLPEGPLCCPICLDVLRDPVTVPCGHNFCQGCLQALRQRPGPPDGGGAGGAARCPLCQEPVPAALRLCKNRALCELLPLLAAATGASSPSSSAAATPTSPAGASPMAPGAEEEDAAGEEGAAVLCDVCPPGSRGAAERSCLVCLASFCGAHLEPHRRAPAFRAHRLVAPLRRLEEGLCPRHLQPLDGFCRTEQSCVCSRCRAHEHRAHDVVPLEQEREHKQAQQAKFLSDAENELEELAVTITQAKKMVELIKGAATKERERVEKLFAEASGVLAAFQKEVLGFIEDGERSMLGEAEADLRWKEQRRAKLAQCKQSLENVPSTDTIYFLQEFQALKAAMEENLSAPLSFQKELNFTKCTQAVGAMKDVLSTACKNQWNHLQGKGVDGLSCQEMEEALAESRFPDKSNNAACLESRDYFLKFAFIIDLDSDTADKFIQLFGTKGAKRVLCPIPYPESPTRFINCEQVLGLNLMNRGNYYWEVELIDGWVSIGVIAEDFDPREAYSHGRLGRNDSSCCLQWNGQNYVAWFGGFECPIQQPFFHTIGVFLEYSEKALTFYGVKDSKMTCLQQLKVSPSAKGKLDPFQNKINRQFASLFSSKLKPAFFLESVDAHLQIGPLKKDCVSVLKRR; encoded by the exons ATGGATGCTGCGCCCGGGAGCGCCCCGTCGTCCTCCGCCGCGGCGTTGCGGCTGGCGctggcggctccggggctgcccGAGGGTCCCCTGTGCTGCCCCATCTGCCTGGACGTGCTGCGGGACCCGGTGACGGTGCCGTGCGGACACAACTTCTGCCAGGGCTGCTTGCAGGCGCTCCGCCAGCGGCCAGGCCCCCCCgacggcggcggggcgggcggggccgccCGCTGCCCGCTGTGCCAGGAGCCCGTCCCCGCGGCCCTGCGCCTCTGCAAGAACCGCGCCCTGTGCGAGCTCCTGCCGCTGCTGGCGGCCGCCACCGGCGCCTCGTCCCCGTCGTCCTCGGCCGCCGCCACCCCGACGTCCCCGGCCGGCGCGTCCCCGATGGCGCCGGGAGCCGAGGAGGAGGATGCCGCGGGGGAGGAAGGCGCGGCGGTGCTGTGCGATGTGTGCCCGCCGGGGTCCCGCGGGGCGGCCGAGCGGTCGTGCCTGGTGTGCCTGGCGTCCTTCTGCGGGGCGCACCTGGAGCCGCACCGGCGCGCCCCCGCCTTCCGCGCACACCGCCTGGTGGCCCCGCTGCGGCGGCTGGAGGAGGGGCTGTGCCCCCgccacctgcagcccctggacgGCTTCTGCCGCACCGAGCAGAGCTGCGTCTGCTCCCGCTGCCGCGCCCACGAGCACCGCGCCCACGACGTGGTGCCCCTCGAGCAGGAGCGAGAGCACAAGCAG GCCCAGCAAGCCAAATTCCTGAGCGATGCGGAGAAtgagctggaggagctggcagTCACCATCACCCAGGCCAAGAAGATGGTGGAGCTCATCAAG GGTGCAGCCACAAAGGAGAGGGAAAGGGTTGAGAAGCTCTTTGCAGAGGCCTCAGGGGTGCTGGCAGCCTTCCAGAAGGAGGTGCTGGGATTCATCGAGGACGGGGAGCGCTCCATGCTGGGGGAGGCCGAGGCCGATCTGCGCTGGAAGGAGCAGAGACGAGCCAAGCTGGCACAGTGCAAGCAGAGCCTGGAGAACGTGCCCAGCACCGACACCATCTACTTCCTCCAG GAATTTCAGGCCTTGAAAGCAGCCATGGAGGAAAACCTCTCTGCACCTCTGAGCTTCCAGAAAGAGCTGAACTTCACCAAGTGCACCCAAGCTGTGGGTGCCATGAAGGATGTGCTGTCCACCGCCTGCAAAAACCAGTGGAACCACTTGCAGGGGAAAGGAGTTGATGGATTGAGTTGCCAGGAGATGGAGGAAG CGTTGGCTGAATCCCGATTTCCAGACAAGTCAAACAACGCTGCCTGCCTGGAGAGCCGTGATTATTTCCTGAAAT TTGCCTTCATCATCGACCTGGACAGCGACACAGCTGACAAGTTCATCCAGCTGTTTGGCACCAAGGGGGCCAAGCGGGTGCTGTGCCCCATCCCCTACCCGGAGAGCCCCACCCGCTTCATCAACTGCGAGCAGGTGCTGGGCTTGAACCTCATGAACAGGGGCAACTACTACTGGGAGGTGGAGCTGATCGATGGCTGGGTCAGCATCGGGGTCATCGCTGAGGATTTCGACCCACGGGAGGCCTACAGCCACGGGCGCCTGGGCAGGAacgacagctcctgctgcctgcagtggAACGGCCAGAACTACGTGGCCTGGTTTGGTGGCTTCGAGTGCCCCATCCAGCAGCCCTTCTTCCACACCATCGGCGTCTTCCTGGAGTATTCCGAGAAGGCTTTGACCTTCTACGGAGTCAAGGACTCCAAAATGacctgcctgcagcagctcaaGGTCTCCCCTTCTGCCAAGGGGAAGCTTGACCCGTTCCAGAACAAGATCAACCGGCAGTTTGCCTCTCTGTTCTCGAGCAAGCTGAAGCCAGCCTTCTTCCTGGAGAGCGTGGACGCCCACCTGCAGATCGGGCCGCTGAAGAAGGATTGCGTGTCGGTGCTGAAGCGCCGGTGa
- the WBP2 gene encoding WW domain-binding protein 2 isoform X1, protein MALNKNHSEGGGVIVNNSENVLMTYDHVEITFSDLEPMPEAFKGTKKGSVFLTPYRVIFVSKGKDAMQSFVMPFYLLKDCEIKQPVFGANYIKGTVKAEAGGGWEGSATFKMTFSAGGAIEFGQRMLQVASQVSRGEIPSGAYGYSYMPNGSYAFAPPAANGGYPYPPPPPDFYPGPPAADGNMGYMQLPPPPYPGPMEPPPASGPDLPSTPAAEAKAAEAAASAYYSPGNPHNVYMPTDQPPPPPYFPPEDKKNQ, encoded by the exons ATGGCGCTCAACAAGAACCACTCGGAGGGCGGCGGCGTCATCGTTAACAACAGCGAGAA TGTTCTGATGACCTATGACCATGTAGAAATCACCTTCAGTGACCTGGAGCCAATGCCAGAGGCCTTCAAGGGCACCAAGAAGGGGAGTGTGTTCCTGACTCCCTACCGG GTTATCTTTGTGTCCAAGGGGAAGGATGCTATGCAGTCCTTTGTGATGCCCTTTTATTTGCTGAAGGATTGTGAGATCAAGCAGCCAGTGTTTGGAGCAAATTACATCAAGGGCACAGtgaaggcagaggcaggag GTGGCTGGGAAGGATCTGCCACGTTCAAGATGACCTTTTCAGCTGGGGGTGCCATTGAATTTGGCCAGAGGATGCTGCAGGTGGCATCACAAG TCTCCAGAGGTGAAATACCCAGTGGAGCTTATGGCTATTCCTACATGCCAAATGGATCCTATGCTTTTGCACCACCTGCAGCTAATGGGGGCTATCCATAcccacctcctcctccag ACTTTTACCCTGGTCCTCCTGCAGCAGATGGGAACATGGGCTACATGCAGCTGCCACCCCCACCCTACCCAGGGCCCATGGAGCCCCCCCCTGCCAGTGGCCCAGACCTGCCCTCCACCCCTGCAG ctgaAGCCAAGGCTGCTGAAGCTGCTGCCAGTGCTTACTACAGCCCAGGCAACCCCCACAATGTCTACATGCCCACG gaccagccacctcctcctccatACTTCCCACCAGAGGACAAGAAAAACCAATAA